The Aeoliella mucimassa genome includes the window GCCCGCGTGGTGAGTGCCCACCGCACGCCTGAGGACATGTTCGACTACGCGAAAGAGGCCGAAGCGCGAGGGCTGCAGGTGATTATCGCCGGTGCGGGGGGAGCGGCCCACCTGCCGGGCATGGTGGCCTCGCTCACGGTGCTGCCGGTGCTCGGCGTGCCAGTGCAGAGCCGGGCGCTAAGCGGGCTCGACTCGCTGCTCTCGATCGCCCAGATGCCAGGCGGCGTGCCAGTCGGCACGTTGGCCATCGGCACCAGCGGCGCGAAGAACGCCGGCCTGCTGGCGGTACGCATCCTCGGCAACACCGACGAAGCTCTCCGACGCAAACTACACAACTACCGCGAAGCCCAGGCCGAATCGGTGCGGGCGAAGGGACTGGGGTAGGACGATGAATCGATCGGGGGAAAGAGCAATGGGATGGCTAAGCGGGAAGCGGTGGTGGTTCGCAGCGACGACTTAGCGATTCGCTTGCCGCTGCTGCAGCAGCAGCCGTCGCCGTTAGGCTCCCGGCCATAGGCCGGCGAAGATGCCCGCGGTTACCAGGGCGTAAACGACTCCGTCGACCATCTCGAGCACGTATTTGCGGGGAAACCAGAAGACAAACGGCAGCGGGCTGAACGCATGGCATAGCACGCCGACGGTGAAGACCAGCCGAAACACATCGATGCGACTCGCACCAGGGGCGAAGGCGATCGACGCGACGTAGCCGGTGAGGATGGCCACGACCAGAAAATAGGTAAGCGTCGACGCAATGGCTTTGCCCATGTGCGGCGGCCGCTTCCATAGCACCAGCATGCCGGTGCAGCGGGTGCGGAGTTTCTCCTTGAACTCCGGCGTGCCCATCTCCTTCATGTCGTCGCAGTAGGGAAACAAGTACTGCTGCGGCGATACCTGTTTGGCGTCGACAAAGTCGAGCAGGTCGTCTTCCACCGGTAGCTTGTTCCATTCCGGATCGTGATGCTTCAGCGCGGTCCAAGCAATCGTGCTGGCGATGTGCGTCGCGACGCCCGTCAGTACGATCGGCAGCCAGAGATCAAGCAGATTCATGGGAAAGGCTCCGCAGAAAGGGATGCAAACGAGTGAGGGGAACGTCGCAGTCGCTAATCTTTGGGGGTCTCGCTATCCGTGGTCTCGCTGGTTTCGCTGGGGGGAGTGGGCTCGGTGGTGTCGGTGGGAGTCTCGGGGGAGTCGCCTTTGTGATGGTAGTAGTCGTCCCATTCCTCCGGATGTGGCTCGCCGAGCATGCCAACGCTCTTGGCGACCAGCATCGAGACGGTCGCATCGCTGGTAACGTTAACCACGGTTCGCATCATGTCGAGCAACCGATCGAGAGCCAGAATCAGCGCCACGGCGGGAACCAGGTCGAGGTTGTTTTCGGTAGGAATCTGACCCAGCACGACCACCAGCATCACGACCCCAGCGCTCGGCACCGCGGCGGTACCAATAGAGGCCAAAATGCATGTGAGCGCGATGCCAATAACCGTGGAAACCGACAGCGTGACGTCGAACGCCTGGCAAATGAACACCGCTGCCACGCCCTGGTACAGGCTGGTGCCATCCATGTTGACGGTCGCGCCGATCGGGAGCACGAAGCTCGCGACCTCTTCGTCGACTCCCAGGTGCTCTTCCACGCGTTCCATGGTCACTGGCAACGTGGCCGCGCTACTGCTGGTGCTGAAGGCGAGGAACTGAGCAGGCGACAAACCGCGGAAGAACCAGGCGTAGCCTCGGCGGAGAAAAATCAACACCAACGCTGGGTAGAACACGAATACCATGATCGCCAGCCCTGAAGAAACACACACGAAGTAGACGAGCAACGCCCAGAACACACTCATCGAAGGGGTCTGCACCACCATCGAGGCCATCAGCGCAAACACACCGACTGGCGCGGCCAGCATAATCAGGTCGATCAGTTTCAGCACGATCTCGTTGAGGCTATCGAAAAAGTCTTTGACCGGCTTCGATTGCTCCGGCGGAACCAGCAGCAGGCCGACTCCAAAGAACAGCGCGAACGTGATCACCTGCAGCATGTTGCGATTATTGGCGGCCGCTTCCGTAAGATTCTCGGGCACCAAGTCCACCAGAGGCTGCAGCGGCCCTCGGGACTTCTGCTTGTTGGCTTCTTCAATTTTGCCCGAGGCATCGTCGGCGTAAGCGGCAATCAGTGTATCGCGGCCATCGGGATTGATGTACTTGCCTGGCTTGACGATCAGCGCGATGCCGAGTCCCAGGAACACGGCTACCGAAGTCGTAATCAGATAGAGTCCGATCGTCCGCCCCCCCAGCGAAGAAAGGCGACTCAGGTCTTTCAGGTCGGTCACCCCTTTGATGAGCGAGGCAATGATTAACGGCACCGCGATCAATTTCAGCGCGTTGATGAAGATATCGCCGAACGGTTTCACCCAGGCGACGACGAACTCGGCCCCGGTGTTGATCCGGTCGCCTTTGGGAGTGAGTATCAACTCGCCAAGCTCATCCACTTTGTCGGAACCCAACCACAAAGCAATTAACCCAGCAAAGATGCCGAGGGCCATGCCAATAAGAATCTTCCAGTGTAGCGCCAGCTTGGTCATGCGGTTCCTTCTTGCTTGCTAAAAGCTCGTCGAGGGGAGGGGTTGGCTTGGGTGGTGGGTGTTCGGCACGCGGGGTAGTTCGTCGGAAGTCCCCAATCCTAGGCATCCAAGGCTACAGAACAACAGTAGTTTGGGAAGGACCGTCCCAGTTTATCGCATATTTTGCGCAGCTTGCAAAAATTACTCAAACATCCTGAATTGCGCACCCGATGTTAATTTGCGTAGACACGGCAATATGTGCCGCCGTGAACCTGCCAGCATCGCAAGCAACTTGCACCCTAAGTAATGGAGTCAGATAGGTACCATGGAACCGGGAACCCACCAGCATTCGTTGCCACCAACTACGGTGTTCGCCGGCGTGGTGCCCCGCGTCCGTCCGCCGCAAGTCGCCACCTCCCCCACGGCGGCTAGTCAACAGGCAACCGCCGACGCCCGTCGGCAAGCACTGAACCAGCGCCTGACTGCAGTCCTGCAGGGCCTGGTGCAGGGATTTGCCTGCGACGCGGCAACGTTCTACGAACTGAACTCCAGCACGACGGAATTGCTGCTCCGCACTGAATATCACGCGGCCGAAACCGAGTCGGCCCCCGCGCGACGACCGCTGGCCACCGCACGAGCCGACGTGGCCGCACTCGCCGGAAGCGCGATTGTACTGGAAGACGACCTCGATGTCGCAGGTTGGCCGGTACCGATTTGGTGTGGTGCGGCCGTGTGCTTGCCGGTATCGAGCGACGAAACCATCCATGGCACGCTGTGGTTATACAGCAACGAGCCACGGGCATTTGCCGATGCCGAATTGCAACTAGCCGAAGTGGTAGCTGGCAGGTTGGCTGTGGAGTTGGAACTACATCGTTGGCGAACAGCAGGGAGTGCGGCAATCGATCCGGTCGCACCTTCCGAAACGCTCGCCAGCGAAAAACCAACGCCAAAGCCACCAGCAGAGCCACCAGCAGAGCCGGCTAAGGCTCCGCAGGCTCCGAAAGCCGCTGAGCAAAAGCCGACTTCCAACATCGTGATGCCAAGGCTGGTGCGCCCGAACCTGGTCACTCAAAGCCAGGATTGGGAACTTGCCGGCATCAACTGCAACACTGATCTGGGTTCGTTCTACGACTGGCAAACGCTGGCCGACGGACGAACGTTGGTCACCAGTGGAGCCATCGGGCAATGCGACCACGAGTCGTGGCTCGAAGCGGCTCGCATCGCGTTGCGGGCGCATGCCATGCAGTCGTTGGATGCTGGAGAGCTACTAACGAATGCCAACCAAACGTTGTGGTTGGCATCGCCCGGCGGCGAGGGACTCGCTGTGGCCGTGGCGTTGTTAGATGGCGACGGGGCACACGTTTCGGTAGCGGCGGCGGGCGAAGCAGGTATCGCGCGATGGAGAGCGGCCACCTGCGATTGGACACCCGCAAATTGCCCGCCGCTGGGATGGTCGGAACGCACGATCTACACACCGAAGAGCGCCGAGTTGGTGGTTCGCGAACGATTGATCCTGGCGACGGCTTCCGATAAGTTTCCCGCGCCTAACGCACTGATGCGTTTGGCCGACAAACTCCGGCACAACTCCCCCGCGGATCTACGTACGCTTCCCGGCAAGCGGGCGCTGCGGTTGTTCAGCGAAGCAGCTGGCACCATCGGTTTGCAGACCGCGAGCTTGGCGCTGGTTCGGCGTCGTTAATCGACTCGGGGTCGCTTACTCCGCGACCTCGAGCGAATGGTACGCGTTGGCCAAGGCCCCGATCACCGGGGCAGCATCGCCGCAGGCCGAGAACACAAAGTGCTCGAGGTTGCGGAAGCCATCCAAAGCGTGCTCGCGGTACGACTCTTCGGCCAATCGGAGGTAACGGCTGCGGACTTCGGGAGCGAGGTCGCATACGCCGCCGCCGATGACGATCATGTCGTAGTCGCCGAGGTAATTGATATCGAGCAAGGCGATGCCGAGCGCGCGGGCTTGGTCGTCGAACAATTGTTGGGCCAGCGTGTCCCCAGCAGCGGCTAGTTCTCGCAGTCGCTTGGCTTTGTCGCGTACCGTGCCGGG containing:
- the purE gene encoding 5-(carboxyamino)imidazole ribonucleotide mutase, yielding MADKNPLVGVIMGSSSDWETMREAVHVLEEFGVAHEARVVSAHRTPEDMFDYAKEAEARGLQVIIAGAGGAAHLPGMVASLTVLPVLGVPVQSRALSGLDSLLSIAQMPGGVPVGTLAIGTSGAKNAGLLAVRILGNTDEALRRKLHNYREAQAESVRAKGLG
- a CDS encoding dicarboxylate/amino acid:cation symporter gives rise to the protein MTKLALHWKILIGMALGIFAGLIALWLGSDKVDELGELILTPKGDRINTGAEFVVAWVKPFGDIFINALKLIAVPLIIASLIKGVTDLKDLSRLSSLGGRTIGLYLITTSVAVFLGLGIALIVKPGKYINPDGRDTLIAAYADDASGKIEEANKQKSRGPLQPLVDLVPENLTEAAANNRNMLQVITFALFFGVGLLLVPPEQSKPVKDFFDSLNEIVLKLIDLIMLAAPVGVFALMASMVVQTPSMSVFWALLVYFVCVSSGLAIMVFVFYPALVLIFLRRGYAWFFRGLSPAQFLAFSTSSSAATLPVTMERVEEHLGVDEEVASFVLPIGATVNMDGTSLYQGVAAVFICQAFDVTLSVSTVIGIALTCILASIGTAAVPSAGVVMLVVVLGQIPTENNLDLVPAVALILALDRLLDMMRTVVNVTSDATVSMLVAKSVGMLGEPHPEEWDDYYHHKGDSPETPTDTTEPTPPSETSETTDSETPKD
- a CDS encoding GAF domain-containing protein yields the protein MPPTTVFAGVVPRVRPPQVATSPTAASQQATADARRQALNQRLTAVLQGLVQGFACDAATFYELNSSTTELLLRTEYHAAETESAPARRPLATARADVAALAGSAIVLEDDLDVAGWPVPIWCGAAVCLPVSSDETIHGTLWLYSNEPRAFADAELQLAEVVAGRLAVELELHRWRTAGSAAIDPVAPSETLASEKPTPKPPAEPPAEPAKAPQAPKAAEQKPTSNIVMPRLVRPNLVTQSQDWELAGINCNTDLGSFYDWQTLADGRTLVTSGAIGQCDHESWLEAARIALRAHAMQSLDAGELLTNANQTLWLASPGGEGLAVAVALLDGDGAHVSVAAAGEAGIARWRAATCDWTPANCPPLGWSERTIYTPKSAELVVRERLILATASDKFPAPNALMRLADKLRHNSPADLRTLPGKRALRLFSEAAGTIGLQTASLALVRRR